The window GCTGCGCGACGTCAATCATCGCGTCGGCAACAATCTGGCGATGGTCTCGGCGCTCCTGAACGTCCAGAGCCGGCAGACGCGCGAGCCGGCCGTCAAACAGGCGCTCGCCCAGGCGCAATCTCGCATCCAGGCGATCGCGGCGGGCCAGCGCCGTCTGCGGCTCGACATCGAGGCCGACGAGATCGAGGCTCAGCCCTATCTGGAAGACTTGCTCGCCGAGATCGGCAAGGCGGCGGAAGGCCGGCCGATCGAGATCGACCTGGTGATGGATGCGATCCGCTTGCCGGGCCGCGACGCCGTCTCCTTCGTCGTTGTCATCAACGAGCTGGTGACCAACGCGATCAAGCACGCGTTTCCCGATGGTGCCGCGGGAAAGATCACGATCCGCCTCGGCCGCACGCCCGAAGAGGATTTGGTCCTCTCGGTCGAGGATGACGGCGTTGGAATGCCGGAGGATCAGGAGGCAGCCGGGCTGGGCAAGTCGGTGATCAACAGCCTGCTGCGCAGCATGCGGGCTACCATGGAGGTCACACCACTCTCCTCGGACGCCGCCACGCGCCCCGGCACGCGCGTCGCCGTCACCTTCCCGAAACGGGAGCAGCTGGTCGAGGAGGAGGCTGCGGAATAGCCGGCCGGTCTCAGGCCTTGTTCACGACCTTGGAGACGAAGCGGCCGAGCTCGCCGGCGGAGAAGGGCTTGCGCACGAAGCGGACATCGCGCAGCTCGGGCGGCACCTCGCTCGGCGCCGAGCCTGAAACGAACGCCAGCGGCGTTCCCTTGGCGCGCAAGCTGGCAGCGATGCCGAAGGTCTTGCCGCCGATGACGTCGATGTCGAGCAAGGCGCAGTCGAGTGGCTGGTCGGCGGCGCGGCGCGCCTGCGACAGCGATTCGACCACGATCAGCTCAGCGTCGTCACCGAGCTCTTCGCTCACGGCGCTCTCGATATCCATCGCGATAAAAGGGTCGTCCTCGACGATGAGAACCCGAATACCGGACATGAACCCCAGATAACCTTCTATTTTCACGATACGCCCCAAGCTGATTTACCTGCTTGTGAGCTTCATGAACGCCTGCTCGATCAGCCTTGTTCCGCTCTGGGCCGGATTCTCCGCTGTAAGCTCTTCAAATTCAATTCAAATTGCTAGGATATGGTTAGGAAAAGGTAAGCATCGACGATCAGCGCTTGCGCGGCGACCGGACCAGATTGAGCTCGAAGGCGGTGACGCCGAGCGCGACATTGGCCCCGCGCTGCAGCGGCAGGGACCGCGGCACCAGCCTGACATCGTTGTCGACGCTGCCGGTCAGGGCGACCTCGCCCTGCTTGCGAGCATAGGGGCCGTTGAGAACACCGAGCGGCGCACGCGCATAGGGACCATAGACCCGCCAAGCGAGCAGGCTGCGGCCGACCGTCCTGGCATCGAGCGCGAAGCCGCGAATCACACCCGAGTAAGTCTGCAGGGGCCCACGCCGCGGCCGGAAGCGGCAGTCGAGCGGCTTCTGGGTCGCGACGGCCTGCGCGAGACCCGCGCCGATCGTGCAGGTCAGGCGCCCGGCCGGCGCGCCGCTCTGCGCCAGGCCCGGAGCTGCGGACAGGCTCGATCCGGCCGCCAGGAGGAGCATTCCGATCAAATGTCTCATTCACTCTCTCCTACGCCCGGCTCGGAACCGATTCCACAACCCGTACCGCGCCTCGAAACCGCACCAAAGCGCCCCAATCGCTCCATAGTTCCCAAATAATCCGGAACCTCAATCCGGTGCTTGCGTTGACGGGAACAGAACAGTGGACGCGCAAATGCCAAAGCAAGGACGGACCGACCCGGTGCGCATATTCCCAACGCCCACCCTGGCGCGCGATCTTCCGCCATTCTGGGACCTCGAACAACTTCTGCGCGAAGGTTTCGACCACGATTCGGCACTGGCTGAGCTCGCGCGTCGGCGTGACAGCTGGTCGAGCGGCAAGTGCCCCCCGCCAGTGGTTGCGCAGTCGGACGCACCCGACAGCATCTTCACGATCGCGTCATAGAGCCTAGCCGGCATCATTGGCAGAAGCGGCTCGATGCCGCGCGGCGCTGCTGAATATCGACATGAAGGTGATTGGCGTGGGCTGCGTCCGAGCCAGGCCCAAGGACCGTCATGAAGGCGCCGCAGGCCGATTGGCGCACCGCATCCAGGAAGCGTACCTGCTCCAGACCGTTGGGTCGCTCGACTGACACCGCTACCCCACCTTGCTTCTCATCGTCGATCTGGAAGGCGAAGATGTCGAGCGCCCTCCCCGTGGCATGCTCGCTCAGCTGACCTTGCGTCTGGCGATTGCGCCTGCGGCATTCATGCCCGCCACCAACGCGAAGTGCCGTCAACTCGCGCGTGAACGCTCCACGCGCCAGGGGTTGCAGGCTCGTGTCGAGCCAGAGCGAAACCGCGCGCGCCAGCTCACAGCTCACGGTCGGCGGGGGAAGCAACCTGACCTGCGCCGGTCCCGACGGAGTGCGGACCGCCAGCGCCTCGACCACGACCGGATCGACCACCCGGCAATCTTCCGCCTCCGGCTTTGCGGCCGGCACTACCGGGCGAATCTGGTTTCCAGCCACGCCGGTCAGCATACGGATGCAGGCGCCACCCTCGGCTGCGACCACGGGCTCGCGATTGGCTGGCGCGGTCGGCGGCGCGGGAGTGGGTGCCGGCAGGGAAGCCGGTCGAGGTGGAGGAAGAGGCGCCGTCGGCGGCCTGGCCTCGCGGCCCCATGCGAGGCCGACGCCGGCAAACCCGGCCACCACGATCACGACTGCATAGCCGCCTTGCCTGACAAGCGAGCGCTTTCGCATGCCGTCAGCCGACGGCCGAGAACAGGACCGTCAGAGAAGCTGCGACGATCAGCGCTGCCAGCAGAGCCATGGACATGACCGATCTCCTTCGCATCGCCCGGGCCGGGGCAACGCGAGGGACGGCCGGTTTGTTCCCGGTCACCGGAGTCGGTGTCAGGCGGCCTTGCGGCCAGCGCGGCGGTCGAAGAACAGCGCCTGGCTGATCGCAGCCTTCACGGCTTCCGGCTGGAACGGCTTGGTGATCAGGAAGGCCGGCTCCGGCCGATCGCCGGTGAGCAACCGCTCCGGATAGGCAGTGATGAAGATCACCGGCACCTCGATCGCACTCAAGATTTCGTTGACCGCCTCGAGACCAGAGCTGCCATCCGCCAGCTGGATATCGGCGAGCACCAGGCCGGGGCGCTTCTTGGCGACGAGTGCGATCGCCTCGCGATGCGTCCTGGCGACACCGGTGACCCTGTGGCCGAGCTCCTCGACCATGGTCTCGATGTCGAGGGCGATGATCGGCTCGTCCTCGATGATCAGCACATCGGTGGCGACCTGCTCGGCAATCTCCTGGCCGGCGGACTGTACGAGGCCGGCGGCGTCGCTTGTGGTGACGTTCATGATCTGGGCGACCTCCTCGATCGGGAACCCTTCGACCGTCCGCAGCAGGAAGGCCTGGCGCGAACGCGGCGTCAGCGCATCGAGATTGCGCTCTGCGGCCGAGCGGTCCA is drawn from Bosea sp. Tri-49 and contains these coding sequences:
- a CDS encoding extensin-like domain-containing protein, with translation MLTGVAGNQIRPVVPAAKPEAEDCRVVDPVVVEALAVRTPSGPAQVRLLPPPTVSCELARAVSLWLDTSLQPLARGAFTRELTALRVGGGHECRRRNRQTQGQLSEHATGRALDIFAFQIDDEKQGGVAVSVERPNGLEQVRFLDAVRQSACGAFMTVLGPGSDAAHANHLHVDIQQRRAASSRFCQ
- a CDS encoding response regulator, which translates into the protein MSGIRVLIVEDDPFIAMDIESAVSEELGDDAELIVVESLSQARRAADQPLDCALLDIDVIGGKTFGIAASLRAKGTPLAFVSGSAPSEVPPELRDVRFVRKPFSAGELGRFVSKVVNKA
- a CDS encoding response regulator — translated: MSIATEIAPHLPYLRRFARALSGTQASGDAYVVASLEALIADPSTFPREFGPRVGLYRLFLQMWSSVGLNTQAAAPEVDRSAAERNLDALTPRSRQAFLLRTVEGFPIEEVAQIMNVTTSDAAGLVQSAGQEIAEQVATDVLIIEDEPIIALDIETMVEELGHRVTGVARTHREAIALVAKKRPGLVLADIQLADGSSGLEAVNEILSAIEVPVIFITAYPERLLTGDRPEPAFLITKPFQPEAVKAAISQALFFDRRAGRKAA
- a CDS encoding DUF992 domain-containing protein; protein product: MRHLIGMLLLAAGSSLSAAPGLAQSGAPAGRLTCTIGAGLAQAVATQKPLDCRFRPRRGPLQTYSGVIRGFALDARTVGRSLLAWRVYGPYARAPLGVLNGPYARKQGEVALTGSVDNDVRLVPRSLPLQRGANVALGVTAFELNLVRSPRKR